AAATGCTATCATTAATTATCAATAGTCCTAGCGACAGAGAATTTTTTAAGATTAAAGTCTATACGACATAAGGAGAGAATTAATTTCTCTCCTTTTTATTTTATATTTGACTTTTTTAAAAACTAAAGCTACAATTTTTATATACAAGATATAAAAATAAATTAAGGAGGGTTTTGTTATGATAGATGAATTAATGGCTTATTTTGATGACTTTGAAGCAGCAACTAATACAGTTAATGCCTATATTAATGAAATATTAAAATTAATTGAAAAAAATAATAATGCCTTTGATGACCGTGACTTTGAAGAAATTAATAAGAGAATTGAAAACTTTAAAAATGGAGAAGCAATTGAAACAATAAAGAAAATTTTAATTTTAACTTATGGAAAATGTAATTCTGAAAACTTAAAAAAATTAGCTATAAAAACTAGTGATAATATTAAAATTGAAGACTATAAAAATAGACTTTTGTCAGCTAAAAAAGAAGAATTAAAAAGTTTAATAGAAGAAATCTGTAATTCTGAAATTTATAATCTAGATGAGTCAGAATTTCCTGAATTAACAGAGCTAAAAAAATTAATTAATGAAAAAAAAATTGAAATTAAAAAAGGAGAAGGATCTTTACCTGTAAAAAAGAAAGATGATTATGAAAAAGATTATTAAATAAGAGAAGAAAAGAGGAAGTGAGAGTGTAGGATTTTTTCTTGTACTCTCATACACTCTCTTCTATTCTCTTTGAATTAATTACCTCTTTTTTAGAAAGGCTTCTAAGTATTTTAAATAAAAATCACGTATACCAAAATCTCTATCTTTCTTATTTTCAAAAAATACTTCTTCTAATTTATTATATTCAATAATTTCATTATTAGATTTTCTAAATAATATTTTTCTATAAATAAATTCTTCTGAGAAATATAATGTTCCTTTTAATCCTTCTGTGAAGTCTACATTTGCTGAAGAAATTATTCCTAATATATTTTTTTTATCATCTAAGAACTCTATTTTTTCAATATACTCTCCTATTTTAAACTTTGACATTTTTATTCTAACAAAATAAAAATTTTGATTAGGTAAGACAGATGTTATTGATAAGAAATTTTCTCCATTCTCTCCAATTATATCTATTTTAAACTCCTTTTCTTTGTTTGGATTTTCCTCTATATGAAAATAAAACCAATATTGAGAATAACCATTTTTAAGTACATAATTATTATTAGAATATTCTATTTTAAGTTCCTTTTCTTCATATTTACTTTTAAATTCTTTTAGATATTCATTATACTTCATTATTTCCATTCTTTCCTCCTGATATTTGTATAAACTTGTTTTTTTAATCCCAACATTTTTTATACAATCTGTTATTTTTATAAAACCATCTATCCAGGCTCTTATGTATCTCCTTTGTTCCGTTGTTAAATTTTCTAATTTATTTGGACGACCTATCACTTTATTCTTTTTCTTAGAAATTTTTCTTCCTTTTGCATCAGTTTCTAACTGTTCATAAGCTTCTCTTTGTCTTATTAGAAGTTTTTCTCTTTCTTTTTCAGCAAGATAACCAAAAAGATGTAATACTAATGGCTGTATCAATTCTATTTCAACTTGTGATTTTCCTTTCGTTGATAAAAGTGGATTTTCTAAAAATTCAAGATAACAACCTTTATTTTTTATTAATTCAAAATTTTCTTTAATTTCATTATTATTTCTTCCCATTCTATCTAATTCTTTGATAACAATGACATCTCCTATAACTAATTTCGCCATTAATTTCTGCCAAGCATTTCTATTAAAATCTTTTCCTGATTCTTTATCTATAAAAATATTTTCTATTGCTACACCTTTATTTTTAAGTGCAGCAACCTGTCTTTCTTCATTTTGAGTTTTTGAACTAACTCTTACATATCCGTATATCATTTTAATCTCTTCCAAATCCTCTTGATTTTTCTTTTTTAATTTTTTCTTCCCAAGGGTTTCTTTCAAGTCCTCTACTTTCATTAGCTGAAATCTTTTCTATTGTCAAATTTCTCTCAAATTTTAATTGTACAATTTCTTCTCTTGAAGCTTCTCTGTTTCTCATTGTATCAATTAAGTTATCCCATTTTTCTTTAAATTCTTCTATTTCTTCTTTTTTCCATTCACGATTAAATTCTTTGTTTAAAATATCTTTTGGATTAATATCAGGATTTTCTTTATAATTATATAAAAGATGATTTTCTCTATCAAAAAGTTTTATATTATCAAAAGCCTTTGAATTATAAATAATTTCTAAGTTATTTCCAATATTATTTACTACTAAGTCATGATGTTCTTTTGGTGTCATTCTCGGAGTTTTACCCTGTTTTAACATTGTTTCATATCTTTCTAAAGTTCCTAAACGAGATTTTTCAGGTTTAACTACAATGACATTTAATTCAACTTCATAGCCAGCTTTCTTAAATGCTCTAGCTTCTTTTAAAGGGAGTTTAGCAGTTCTTAAAGTTCCCTCTATAATTAGACTATATTTTTCTTCTCTTAATCCTTTTATAAGTTTTTCTGTTATTTCAGCAGCCCATTGTTGAGTATATTTTGATGCTTCTCTTCCATACTCTAGATTTATCTCTTTAAATCTAGGATGATATTCTCTGTAATCATCTCCACTTATTGATATATAATCATCTTTTATATTTATCATATTTTCAAGCCCTGATTTTCCTGCTCCTGGTTGCCCTCCTAATAAAAAAACTTTTGGATTTTTACTAGGTAAATAGCTGGATTTATACATTTTTAAAATTTTTTGAAATACAACTTCTAATTCTTCATCTCTATAATTTTTTTCCATTTATTTTACATCTCCTCTAATTCAGAAAGGATTTTCATCATAAATTTGCTGTTTATATTTAAAGTATCAACTTCATCAGAAGACATTTTAGGAATTTTTCTAACTTCTTCCCAAAAGTTTTTTTCTATTATTTTTAATATAGAAGATTCTCCTTTTTTATTTTCAATTCTGCTAATTGCTCCCATTACTCCCCAAGCACATTCTCTTGCGACTTCTTTTTTTAATGTTAAATCATAAAGACTCATATTTATTTCCTCCTATAAATTTTTTATTTATTTTTCTTATAGTTATATTATATCATATAAGTTCATAAAAGTATACTTTTTTGAACTATTAAAAATTAATCAATTTTATATAAAAATTTACAAAAAAATAGTTCAAAAATCATTATAAATTAACATGAACTTTTTTGAACTATATATATAATAAAAATAGAAAATTTGAATTTAAACTCATAGAATTATTATTGAAAAAAATATTGTTTATGTTATAATATAAAAAATAGTTATTAAGTTTTATAATTTAGTGTTGGTCAAGCAACCAAAAAACCTGAAGAGATATGCTAGACATAAGGGCTAGTTAGTTGGCAGGCAACCGAAAAACCTGAAGAGATATGCTAGACATAAGGGCTAGTTAGTTGGCAGGCAACCGAAAAACTTGACAAAAAGGCTACTTATAAGTAGCCTTTTATTATTGGAGGAATTATGCAGGGAAATATTTTATTAAAAAAACTAAATCTTGCTCAAAAAATATATGAAGAATACTTCTTAAATAAAGAATTTTTATGTATTTATGAAGAACAAGGAAACTTAAAAGAATTTAAGGTAGTATTTAATTCTGGACATTTTAAACATCTTACAGGAGTTGAATTTATAAAAAATAATTATCAAAGTACTGCTAAAAATTTTTATAAAGCTGTTAAAAATGGAAGATTAGATCTATCTAATCTCAAAATTGGAAACTTCACAGAAATTAAACTGAATCATTTTTCAGATTTACAAAATATCTTTTATTCATCTTCAATTTATTATAAATTTTCGCCTGAAAAAGGAAATAGTAATTGGCTTTTTATAGACTCTTTTATTACTAAAAATAATAGAAATTTGAAATCAACTTCTTTAGGAATTATAGAAGAAAGTAATAATAAATTTGTTCCTTCATCATTATTTCATGATATTCCAGAAAGGAAAGGAAAATATATTGGAAAAGTATTGCTTGTTGGTTTTAGGAATGTTTTAAAAAAAGAAGACATTTACAATACTATTTTTAGAATAACTAATATTGAAAATATTCCTAATGAAATAAAAAATAAATTTAAAAATTTAGAAAATTATAATTGTTTTACAGGTAACATTTTAAAAAATTTTCAACATAAAAATGGAGAATTCAGATGGATAGCTAAAGATGATGTAATCAAACTAGGTATTCCTAAAAAAAATAATGCTGAATTAAAAACTTTAAATAATTCTAACTCAGATGAAGAAAAACTTTATAAAAGCCATCCAATAACTTATTATAATATTACTGATTTAGAAATATCTGAAGAAATAGAGAAAAAATTTGTTCCATTAAAGCCAGAGGAAACTATAACTATTAAATTAATGAAAAATAAAAGTAAAGATTTTGAAAGATAAAAAATTTTATAGAAATTTGCATAAAAACATTATGAATAAAAGTAATAAAGGGGAAGAAAAATGGAATTATTAAAAGATAAAAATCTTTTCTTTAAAGAAGAAGAAGAAAATATAAATCAATTTTACAATATGTATCAAAAAAAACAAAAAGAAATAGAAAATACAGCTAGGAATACTTTTCAAAATTCTATAGGTCCATCAGGAATACAGATAAATATAGTAAATATAGATGATTTCAAAGAATATATTTATAGTTGGTTAACTGGTACTTTTACTCACTCAATAACTAATGGAATAATTTCTCCATTTTATTATGCATTTTATTACGTAGAACTCTATGCTTGTTTTTTTTACTTTAACTACTACTATCAAAGT
This Fusobacterium animalis 7_1 DNA region includes the following protein-coding sequences:
- a CDS encoding zeta toxin family protein; its protein translation is MEKNYRDEELEVVFQKILKMYKSSYLPSKNPKVFLLGGQPGAGKSGLENMINIKDDYISISGDDYREYHPRFKEINLEYGREASKYTQQWAAEITEKLIKGLREEKYSLIIEGTLRTAKLPLKEARAFKKAGYEVELNVIVVKPEKSRLGTLERYETMLKQGKTPRMTPKEHHDLVVNNIGNNLEIIYNSKAFDNIKLFDRENHLLYNYKENPDINPKDILNKEFNREWKKEEIEEFKEKWDNLIDTMRNREASREEIVQLKFERNLTIEKISANESRGLERNPWEEKIKKEKSRGFGRD
- a CDS encoding PBECR4 domain-containing protein, with protein sequence MQGNILLKKLNLAQKIYEEYFLNKEFLCIYEEQGNLKEFKVVFNSGHFKHLTGVEFIKNNYQSTAKNFYKAVKNGRLDLSNLKIGNFTEIKLNHFSDLQNIFYSSSIYYKFSPEKGNSNWLFIDSFITKNNRNLKSTSLGIIEESNNKFVPSSLFHDIPERKGKYIGKVLLVGFRNVLKKEDIYNTIFRITNIENIPNEIKNKFKNLENYNCFTGNILKNFQHKNGEFRWIAKDDVIKLGIPKKNNAELKTLNNSNSDEEKLYKSHPITYYNITDLEISEEIEKKFVPLKPEETITIKLMKNKSKDFER